The genomic interval CAACTCAACGAAGCAGCCGCAAAGGAATTTGTTCTTCTGTATCTGGGGCGAATTGCCCAACCAGAGCCAGAACAACCAGAGGATTAAATTGAGCTTTGCCCTCCAACCGCCACGCTTCAAGCTACGATCGCCCCCTGTTAGAATTGGACAGAATCTATCAGCCTCAGAATCATGCAAGCGTTTGAAGCCACCGGAACGATCGATGCCCAAGGACAGCTATCGCTGGATCAACCGTTACAGGCAGCTCATTCGGGTAAAGTGCGAGTAATTGTCCTGGTATCAGAGGGTGAACGGGCAAGTTCTAATGGCGATCAAACGGAGTCATCTGAGTCTCAAGATTTCTCTGCCCAATCCTTTCTAAACATGATTGACGAAATTCGCGCTCAAGTGCCCGACGAAGAGTGGAAAAAACTGCCAACAGACCTTTCCAAAAACATCGATCACTACCTGTACGGCTCCCCAAAGGTTGAAGAATGAAAACCGTATTTGCCGATACAGGTTACTGGGTCGCTATTCTGAATGCTGATGATGGCTTACATCAAACCGCAGTCAGTGTTACCGCTGCCCTCTCATCGCTTCGGATCATCACCAGCGAAATGGTTTTTACCGAGGTATTAAATTCGTTTTCCAGGCAAGGATCATTTCTCCGGCAAAATGCTGTCACGCTGATTCAGCAATCCATCCGCAAGCCCAACGTTGAGATCATTCCTCAAACAAGCAACCTATTTCATGAAGCACTCAACCTTTATCAGCAACGCCCTGACCAAGCCTGGAGCCTTACCGACTGTGCCTCATTTTGCATCATGCAGCAACGAAACATCTTGGAAGCCCTGACCCACGATCGTCACTTCGAACAAGCAGGCTTCATTGCTCTCCTGAGATGATTAGAACTTCGCTCTCCAATCCTCACCTTCCAATCTTTGCTCTCGAAATTCCGACCTTTGAACTCGAAACTTCACCTTCCAAGCTCGAAACTTCGACCTCAAAGCCTGAAATTTCGACCTCAAAACTCGAAACTTCGACCTCCGAACCTGGAATCCCGACCTCGGAAGCCCGAAACGCCGCGATCGCACCACCGAATCCCGCGATCGTCCCTGAAATCTTTTGATGTCAAAAGCTGAGCACAAGTGATCCAGTGTTGTGAGATCATGGGAAACAGTCAACGATGAATCAACGTATTTGAGCAGATGGAACAACAACAGAAGCCCACGGTAATCATCACAGGTGCCTCCTCTGGGGTGGGGTTGTATGCAGCAAAAGCGCTGATCCAGAGGGGATGGTTTGTCATCATGGCTTGCCGCAATATAGGCAAAGCTGGGAGACGCTGCCCAGGAGCTGGGGTTGCCCCAGGGTAGCTATTCTCTGATGCACATCGATTTGGGTTCGTTAGAAAGCGTCCGACGGTTTTCGCGGGAGTTTAGAGCCAGTGGCAGAAGACTGCGGGCACTGGTCTGCAACGCCGCAATTTATATGCCATTGCTGAAGGAGCCACTGCGCAGCCCAGAAGGCTACGAGTTGACGATGACCACCAATCACCTGGGTCATTTTCTATTGGCAAACCTGCTGTTAGAGGATTTAAAGAACTCCCCAGAAAACGATCGCAGACTTGTGATTCTGGGAACCGTTACCCACAACCCGGATGAACTGGGCGGCAAAATTCCTCCCCGTCCCAATTTAGGTAACTTTGAAGGGTTTGCAGCAGGCTTCAAAGACCCCGTTTCGATGATAGACGGCAAGAAATTTGAACCCGTCAAAGCCTACAAAGACAGTAAAGTTTGCAATGTGCTGACCATGCGCGAATTGCACCGCCGCTACTACGACTCCACGGGGATTACCTTCAGTTCCCTTTACCCAGGTTGTGTTGCCGACACCCCCCTGTTCCGCAACCATTACCCCCTGTTCCAAAAAATCTTCCCCTGGTTCCAGAAAAACATCACCGGTGGATACGTGTCTCAGGAATTGGCAGGCGAACGGGTTGCCGCAGTGGTTGCCGATCCAGAGTACAAACAGTCGGG from Kovacikia minuta CCNUW1 carries:
- a CDS encoding type II toxin-antitoxin system VapC family toxin, whose amino-acid sequence is MKTVFADTGYWVAILNADDGLHQTAVSVTAALSSLRIITSEMVFTEVLNSFSRQGSFLRQNAVTLIQQSIRKPNVEIIPQTSNLFHEALNLYQQRPDQAWSLTDCASFCIMQQRNILEALTHDRHFEQAGFIALLR
- a CDS encoding protochlorophyllide reductase encodes the protein MHIDLGSLESVRRFSREFRASGRRLRALVCNAAIYMPLLKEPLRSPEGYELTMTTNHLGHFLLANLLLEDLKNSPENDRRLVILGTVTHNPDELGGKIPPRPNLGNFEGFAAGFKDPVSMIDGKKFEPVKAYKDSKVCNVLTMRELHRRYYDSTGITFSSLYPGCVADTPLFRNHYPLFQKIFPWFQKNITGGYVSQELAGERVAAVVADPEYKQSGAYWSWGNRQKKNGKSFVQKVSPQARDDEKGDRMWELSAKLVELA